A portion of the Melanotaenia boesemani isolate fMelBoe1 chromosome 2, fMelBoe1.pri, whole genome shotgun sequence genome contains these proteins:
- the apnl gene encoding actinoporin-like protein isoform X1 codes for MWFLSSRLTSKLPCFTNGSEDYCSMTESAEAVAADVSSKRSVTIEITNLTNNYCLINPRVHLENGETYNPPQPTVRPLKTEVCTFTKSSGKATGSVGVMTYDLFERSQNDYIETLAIMFSVPWDYNLYKNWFAVGIYKKGRNCDKDLYKEMYYEKNEQEHGFVRAEASGTGINYVGNYLDIKATMCPVGKAIMKVEVWDKLFTTMGQQVQ; via the exons ATGTGGTTTCTGAGCAG caggCTAACATCTAAATTACCTTGTTTTACAAACGGCTCTGAAGACTACTGCAGCATGACGGAGTCGGCTGAAGCTGTAGCAGCTGATGTGAGCAGCAAGAGAAGTGTGACAATTGAGATCACAAATCTCACCAACAACTACTGCCTTATCAACCCCAG gGTGCACCTTGAGAATGGAGAGACATACAACCCACCTCAACCTACAGTGCGTCCCCTAAAGACAGAAGTTTGCACCTTCACCAAATCCAGTGGAAAGGCAACCGGAAGTGTTGGTGTAATGACCTATGACCTTTTTGAAAGATCCCAGAATGACTACATTGAGACTCTGGCTATCATGTTCTCAGTTCCTTGGGACTACAACCTGTACAAGAACTGGTTTGCAGTGGGCATCTATAAAAAGGGCCGTAACTGTGATAAGGATTTGTACAAAGAAATGTACTATGAGAAGAATGAGCAAGAGCATGGGTTTGTCAGGGCAGAAGCCAGTGGGACAGGAATCAATTATGTAGGCAATTACCTTGACATCAAAGCCACCATGTGTCCAGTAGGTAAAGCCATCATGAAGGTGGAAGTCTGGGACAAGCTTTTCACAACCATGGGCCAGCAAGTGCAGTAG
- the apnl gene encoding actinoporin-like protein isoform X2, with the protein MTESAEAVAADVSSKRSVTIEITNLTNNYCLINPRVHLENGETYNPPQPTVRPLKTEVCTFTKSSGKATGSVGVMTYDLFERSQNDYIETLAIMFSVPWDYNLYKNWFAVGIYKKGRNCDKDLYKEMYYEKNEQEHGFVRAEASGTGINYVGNYLDIKATMCPVGKAIMKVEVWDKLFTTMGQQVQ; encoded by the exons ATGACGGAGTCGGCTGAAGCTGTAGCAGCTGATGTGAGCAGCAAGAGAAGTGTGACAATTGAGATCACAAATCTCACCAACAACTACTGCCTTATCAACCCCAG gGTGCACCTTGAGAATGGAGAGACATACAACCCACCTCAACCTACAGTGCGTCCCCTAAAGACAGAAGTTTGCACCTTCACCAAATCCAGTGGAAAGGCAACCGGAAGTGTTGGTGTAATGACCTATGACCTTTTTGAAAGATCCCAGAATGACTACATTGAGACTCTGGCTATCATGTTCTCAGTTCCTTGGGACTACAACCTGTACAAGAACTGGTTTGCAGTGGGCATCTATAAAAAGGGCCGTAACTGTGATAAGGATTTGTACAAAGAAATGTACTATGAGAAGAATGAGCAAGAGCATGGGTTTGTCAGGGCAGAAGCCAGTGGGACAGGAATCAATTATGTAGGCAATTACCTTGACATCAAAGCCACCATGTGTCCAGTAGGTAAAGCCATCATGAAGGTGGAAGTCTGGGACAAGCTTTTCACAACCATGGGCCAGCAAGTGCAGTAG